The following are from one region of the Escherichia sp. E4742 genome:
- a CDS encoding phosphoethanolamine transferase has protein sequence MYLPVTACSASGAGQKYRFYSIIMKINLPFIHWPRISNDKRLVLSVVVFTLSNLLVSSGAHLIYRILFFILALLIIKAMKSITLRLILAFPFTLLTAADISISLYSWCTFGTTFNDGFAISILQTDPDEVIRMFRMYVVYVIAFIILFLLFFCSAINKTSSLPSEKVTVITFLLLITVTLYSSFQFALKKQYQINEVDPYIVASRFATYTPFFNLNYFALAAKEHQRLMTIADTIPHYDLMITDNNTDVFVLVIGESARTDNMSIYGYSRPTTPELQKQKSRLKLFTQAISGAPYTALAVPLALSADTVLHHDVRRYPDNIINMANQAGFDTWWLSAQSAFRQNGTAVASIAMRARNRIYVRGYDELLLPHLAEALNSNPGSRKLIVLHLTGSHEPVCSNWPRDKAVFKPLDTEEVCYDNSIYYTDNLLGQIFAMLETRRASVMYFSDHGLEYDPTKEHAYFHGGIKPSQQAYHVPMFIWYSPTLGEHVDRQTVNSVFSTAYNDYLINAWMGVTRPAQPKTPEEVITRWQGKSVVFDASHNVFDYKVLRKNFNETLE, from the coding sequence ATGTATTTACCTGTCACGGCATGTTCAGCGAGCGGCGCCGGACAGAAATATCGCTTTTACTCAATTATTATGAAAATTAATCTTCCATTCATACACTGGCCACGGATTAGCAATGATAAGCGCCTCGTGTTATCAGTGGTTGTCTTTACCCTTTCTAATCTCCTTGTATCCTCAGGAGCGCATCTGATTTACCGGATATTATTCTTTATCCTGGCACTTCTTATTATTAAGGCAATGAAATCGATTACGTTGCGTTTGATTCTTGCCTTCCCGTTCACATTACTGACTGCTGCAGATATCAGTATCAGCCTGTATTCATGGTGTACATTTGGCACAACATTTAATGATGGTTTTGCAATCAGTATCCTTCAGACAGATCCTGATGAAGTAATAAGAATGTTCAGGATGTATGTTGTTTATGTTATCGCATTTATTATCCTCTTTTTATTGTTCTTCTGTTCAGCAATAAATAAAACGTCCTCATTGCCATCGGAAAAGGTCACGGTAATTACATTTTTATTGTTAATTACAGTAACGTTATATTCTTCCTTCCAGTTTGCGTTGAAGAAACAGTATCAAATAAATGAAGTTGATCCTTACATAGTCGCTTCCCGATTTGCCACATATACCCCTTTCTTTAATCTGAACTATTTTGCACTGGCCGCAAAGGAGCATCAGAGATTAATGACGATTGCTGATACCATACCTCACTACGATCTGATGATTACGGATAACAACACTGACGTATTTGTTCTGGTGATTGGTGAATCTGCAAGGACTGATAACATGTCCATTTACGGGTATTCGCGCCCAACCACACCAGAGCTTCAGAAACAGAAATCACGACTGAAACTGTTCACTCAGGCAATCAGCGGGGCACCTTATACCGCTCTTGCGGTACCGCTGGCATTATCTGCTGATACCGTGCTGCATCATGATGTTCGCCGTTACCCCGATAATATTATCAACATGGCGAATCAGGCGGGGTTCGATACCTGGTGGCTCAGTGCGCAGTCCGCTTTCCGACAGAACGGAACGGCTGTGGCCAGTATCGCCATGCGGGCCAGAAACAGAATTTATGTCAGAGGCTATGATGAGTTACTGCTCCCACACCTGGCTGAAGCACTGAACAGTAATCCGGGGAGCAGGAAACTGATTGTTCTGCATTTGACGGGCAGCCATGAGCCAGTCTGCAGTAACTGGCCCAGAGATAAAGCCGTGTTTAAACCGCTGGATACAGAAGAAGTCTGCTACGATAATTCCATTTATTATACCGACAATTTGTTGGGACAGATTTTCGCCATGCTGGAAACGCGTCGGGCATCAGTCATGTATTTTTCAGATCACGGTCTGGAGTATGACCCGACAAAAGAACATGCCTATTTTCATGGTGGAATAAAACCCAGTCAGCAGGCTTATCATGTTCCGATGTTTATCTGGTACAGCCCGACACTGGGAGAGCATGTCGATCGCCAGACGGTGAACAGCGTTTTTTCCACTGCGTATAATGATTATCTGATTAATGCATGGATGGGCGTAACCAGACCGGCTCAACCGAAAACGCCGGAGGAGGTGATTACCCGCTGGCAGGGGAAATCCGTGGTTTTTGATGCCAGTCATAACGTGTTTGACTACAAAGTATTACGAAAGAACTTTAATGAAACCCTGGAGTAA
- a CDS encoding cobalamin adenosyltransferase: MNVEKFDWTEELHQTMVKSLVTSFGLDFLLLNDRKGGDVDTIHNVRNGIYATEAERQRYEGRGDYDSHHYHSHENYIATNRKGKRAHQAGTLTDAYTGEVFASDDKKNLDHIISAKEIHDDPGRILAERDGAELANDASNLAFTHESLNKSKKADSMDAFICTLQKNREDTLRQIAELESQATLTEKEKKRLISLRKKADADTERMERADKYAREKYEATINQSYYLSSKFATAVASASLNSGFRMGTRQMLGLILAEIWFEVRERIPHIIRQQRNSFCAGKCLSEITSSLRACQERVQEKFSSFLIAFKDGVIGGILSGITTTLLNIFLTTERMIVRLIREMWNNLVQAFKVLVFNPEGLSPGQLAKAVTKLIAAGVAVAGGVMINEAMAQILIFPFGSELAAFCGALTTGILGLVMNYYLEYSEVMQRVWAFLDKFKDKFRRSLEYFQAVNAELDRYLVELTALEFSVDAAALNHFSLHLDSVNSEIERGLLLREEVSRRGIALPFESGNVASVRDWLNKR; encoded by the coding sequence ATGAATGTGGAAAAATTTGACTGGACAGAAGAGTTACATCAGACCATGGTGAAGAGCCTGGTTACATCATTCGGGCTGGATTTTCTGTTGTTAAATGATCGTAAGGGTGGTGATGTTGACACTATCCATAATGTGCGTAATGGCATTTATGCCACGGAGGCTGAGCGACAGCGGTATGAAGGTCGTGGCGACTATGATTCTCATCATTACCACAGCCATGAGAACTACATCGCGACGAACCGGAAAGGAAAGCGTGCACATCAGGCAGGGACTCTTACTGATGCATATACAGGCGAAGTGTTTGCTTCAGACGATAAAAAAAATCTGGATCATATTATTTCCGCTAAAGAAATTCATGATGATCCGGGGAGAATTCTTGCTGAACGGGATGGTGCAGAACTGGCAAATGACGCTTCAAATCTGGCATTCACACATGAGTCGCTCAATAAATCAAAGAAAGCAGACTCAATGGATGCGTTTATTTGCACATTGCAGAAAAATAGAGAAGATACGTTAAGGCAGATAGCAGAGCTTGAATCTCAGGCAACACTGACAGAAAAAGAAAAGAAACGTCTGATAAGTCTGAGAAAAAAAGCTGATGCAGATACTGAGCGTATGGAAAGGGCTGATAAATATGCCCGGGAAAAATACGAGGCCACGATTAATCAGAGCTATTACCTGAGTAGTAAGTTTGCTACTGCTGTCGCCAGTGCTTCACTTAATTCCGGTTTTCGTATGGGGACGCGACAGATGCTGGGGCTTATTCTTGCCGAGATCTGGTTCGAAGTGAGGGAACGAATCCCGCATATTATCAGACAGCAACGGAACTCATTCTGCGCCGGCAAATGCCTGTCCGAAATAACGTCATCATTACGTGCCTGCCAGGAACGAGTACAGGAAAAATTCAGTTCTTTTTTAATTGCCTTTAAAGATGGTGTCATCGGAGGGATACTGTCAGGTATTACCACAACGTTGTTAAATATATTCCTGACGACGGAAAGAATGATTGTCCGGCTTATCAGGGAGATGTGGAACAATCTCGTTCAGGCCTTTAAAGTCCTGGTATTTAACCCGGAGGGATTATCGCCGGGGCAGTTAGCCAAAGCGGTCACTAAACTGATAGCAGCAGGTGTGGCTGTTGCCGGAGGGGTGATGATAAATGAGGCGATGGCGCAGATCCTTATTTTTCCATTTGGTTCAGAGCTTGCTGCCTTTTGTGGTGCGCTGACGACAGGTATTCTCGGGCTGGTGATGAATTATTATCTCGAATATAGCGAGGTTATGCAGCGGGTATGGGCATTTCTGGACAAATTTAAGGACAAATTCCGGCGGTCACTGGAATACTTTCAGGCAGTCAATGCTGAACTTGATCGCTATCTTGTGGAACTTACTGCGCTGGAATTTTCTGTTGATGCTGCCGCGTTAAATCATTTTTCACTTCATCTGGATAGCGTAAACAGTGAGATAGAGCGCGGACTTCTGCTGAGAGAAGAAGTCAGCCGACGAGGGATTGCGTTGCCGTTTGAGTCAGGAAATGTGGCTTCTGTTCGTGACTGGTTAAATAAGCGATGA
- a CDS encoding chemotaxis protein: MALPFIILGVAAGAAAFGGKKAYDGYQKKSEAEDILEKAKERYEEHKEKFEQAEAQTSSKLTTLGNKELEIGKDFSEFDRIAAELLARLEKEGNKDLKLSVPQHNINKIQNLAISATEYLSTVVAAGVSGAAAGFAVYSGVMAFAAASTGTPIAALSGAAAYNATMAAIGGGSLAAGGMGMAGGAMVLGTAVAAPLIAIAGWAYDRHATKALENAHQCACKVERAVKQMNLAREHFAKVNQYVDEILTALNRMHAVFIKHYFDPLKSMHSVITEQQDISVSDEIIMLIDHGYSLAAIMTDIITTPLFKPRKQENGEAVIKDNVIEMEKDDNGMNVINKEELDDVLACSVVKFDDFSSRS; this comes from the coding sequence ATGGCGTTACCTTTCATTATTTTGGGTGTGGCTGCCGGCGCTGCGGCATTCGGCGGAAAAAAAGCTTACGATGGATATCAAAAAAAGTCAGAAGCAGAGGATATCCTCGAAAAAGCAAAAGAGCGTTACGAGGAGCATAAAGAAAAATTTGAGCAGGCTGAAGCTCAGACATCATCAAAATTAACAACGCTCGGAAATAAAGAGCTTGAGATTGGTAAAGATTTCAGTGAGTTCGACAGGATTGCTGCTGAGCTCCTGGCGCGTCTGGAAAAAGAGGGCAATAAAGACCTGAAACTGAGTGTCCCGCAACATAACATCAATAAGATTCAGAACCTGGCCATTTCAGCGACAGAATATCTCAGTACGGTCGTTGCTGCCGGAGTTTCCGGGGCTGCTGCGGGTTTTGCTGTGTATAGCGGAGTGATGGCATTTGCTGCGGCTTCCACAGGTACACCCATTGCAGCGCTTTCTGGTGCCGCGGCTTATAACGCGACGATGGCGGCAATTGGTGGGGGCTCACTGGCTGCAGGGGGCATGGGAATGGCTGGTGGCGCAATGGTATTAGGCACTGCAGTGGCTGCACCGTTGATTGCCATTGCGGGCTGGGCTTACGACAGACATGCGACGAAAGCTCTTGAAAATGCCCATCAGTGTGCCTGCAAAGTTGAACGGGCAGTTAAGCAAATGAATCTGGCCCGGGAACATTTTGCAAAAGTTAATCAGTACGTTGATGAAATTCTCACTGCACTGAACAGAATGCATGCTGTATTTATTAAACACTATTTTGATCCGCTTAAATCCATGCATTCTGTTATTACAGAACAACAGGATATTAGTGTATCAGATGAAATCATTATGCTTATTGACCATGGATATTCACTGGCCGCTATTATGACGGATATTATTACAACGCCACTGTTTAAACCGCGGAAACAGGAAAATGGTGAGGCGGTGATAAAAGATAACGTTATTGAAATGGAAAAGGATGATAATGGAATGAATGTTATTAATAAGGAAGAGCTGGATGATGTACTGGCCTGTTCGGTTGTGAAATTTGATGATTTTTCATCCCGGAGTTAA
- a CDS encoding helix-turn-helix transcriptional regulator codes for MADSTKNRSAERLIDILVELQNYGVVSRHNLMKKYNITERTAYRDLNMLSPFIESCGDGKYRLISARADNQSKESLHKSLARLLDTDAIFPERNESFWQKLENRATEEHIRVQFHNPEHTIRDDLRKYLDVLEKAICNSNVCQIAYAGKTRIVHPYKLTNQRSIWYLLATEENKLKSFSLAKIKWLDIKKEKFAKSEEIQSLVSESCDPWVSDKTFNVVLFIHSNIAHYFLRRDLLPYQQLLHRHDNGITLSCKAAHKNQIIPLILYWLPNVEIIEPVWLKEAVLTMLGKYLTAENVS; via the coding sequence ATGGCTGACTCAACGAAAAATCGCTCAGCGGAGCGTTTGATTGATATTCTTGTTGAATTACAGAATTATGGCGTGGTCAGTCGCCATAATTTGATGAAAAAATACAACATCACTGAGCGAACAGCATATCGTGATCTGAATATGCTTTCTCCCTTTATTGAATCCTGTGGCGATGGAAAATACCGGCTTATTTCAGCAAGAGCAGATAACCAGAGCAAAGAATCACTGCACAAATCTCTGGCCAGGTTACTGGATACTGATGCGATTTTTCCTGAACGGAATGAAAGTTTCTGGCAGAAATTAGAAAACAGGGCAACCGAAGAGCATATTCGTGTTCAGTTTCATAACCCTGAGCACACCATCAGGGATGATTTAAGAAAATATCTTGATGTTCTTGAAAAAGCGATCTGCAACAGTAATGTTTGTCAGATTGCATATGCCGGTAAGACCAGAATCGTTCATCCTTATAAATTAACTAATCAGAGAAGTATATGGTATTTGCTGGCTACTGAAGAGAACAAGTTAAAGTCGTTTTCATTAGCTAAAATAAAATGGCTGGATATAAAAAAAGAAAAGTTTGCAAAGAGTGAGGAAATACAGTCACTAGTAAGTGAGTCATGTGACCCGTGGGTGAGCGACAAAACATTTAATGTAGTGTTGTTCATTCACAGTAATATCGCCCATTATTTTTTGCGACGGGACTTACTTCCTTACCAGCAATTGCTACACAGACATGACAATGGCATTACGCTGTCATGCAAGGCTGCACATAAAAATCAAATTATCCCGTTGATTTTATACTGGCTACCGAATGTTGAAATTATTGAACCAGTATGGCTGAAAGAAGCCGTGTTAACAATGTTAGGAAAATACCTCACTGCTGAGAATGTTTCCTGA
- a CDS encoding outer membrane protein, whose amino-acid sequence MKKVIAVSALAMAGMFSAQALADEDKTGFYVTGKAGASVMSLSDQRFVDGEGAWADKYKGGDKSDTVFGTGLAVGYDFYQHYNVPVRIEVEFYGRGNAESKYRLSYWESAGGAEFDDAQNKLSVNTLMLNAYYDFRNNSAFTPWISAGLGYARVHHKTSYIYTDNSPAGSEAYSASASKYENNLAWSLGVGVKYDVTQDFSLDLSYRYLDAGDSTLTYKDEDGAKYKSSVDVKSNEFMLGATYNF is encoded by the coding sequence ATGAAAAAGGTTATTGCGGTTTCAGCGCTTGCAATGGCAGGCATGTTTTCGGCCCAGGCTCTGGCTGATGAGGATAAAACAGGCTTTTATGTGACCGGTAAAGCCGGTGCTTCTGTTATGTCACTTTCAGACCAACGTTTCGTTGATGGTGAAGGGGCATGGGCAGATAAATATAAAGGCGGTGACAAAAGTGATACGGTTTTTGGCACAGGCCTTGCGGTGGGATACGATTTTTATCAGCACTACAATGTGCCGGTACGTATTGAAGTGGAGTTTTATGGCCGTGGTAATGCTGAATCAAAATATCGTCTGAGTTATTGGGAAAGTGCCGGTGGCGCCGAGTTTGATGACGCACAGAACAAGCTCAGTGTAAACACGCTGATGCTGAATGCGTATTATGATTTCAGAAACAACAGTGCATTCACGCCATGGATATCTGCTGGCTTGGGTTATGCACGGGTTCATCATAAAACTTCGTACATATATACCGATAACAGCCCGGCAGGAAGTGAAGCTTATTCAGCTTCAGCGTCAAAATACGAAAACAACCTGGCATGGAGCCTTGGTGTCGGTGTTAAATACGATGTGACGCAGGATTTCAGCCTTGACCTCAGCTACCGGTATCTGGATGCAGGGGATTCCACTCTGACTTATAAAGATGAGGATGGTGCTAAATATAAATCCTCTGTTGATGTCAAAAGTAACGAGTTTATGTTAGGCGCAACGTATAACTTCTGA
- the cas2e gene encoding type I-E CRISPR-associated endoribonuclease Cas2e: MSMVVVVTENVPPRLRGRLAIWLLEVRAGVYVGDTSKRIREMIWQQISQLAGCGNVVMAWATNTESGFEFQTWGENRRIPVDLDGLRLVSFLPVDNQ, encoded by the coding sequence ATGAGTATGGTCGTCGTTGTTACAGAAAATGTCCCTCCGCGCTTACGTGGACGGCTCGCGATCTGGCTCCTGGAAGTGCGTGCCGGTGTTTATGTCGGAGATACGTCCAAACGTATTCGGGAGATGATCTGGCAGCAAATCTCTCAACTGGCAGGTTGCGGAAATGTGGTGATGGCCTGGGCGACCAATACCGAGTCGGGTTTTGAATTTCAGACCTGGGGTGAAAACAGACGTATTCCGGTGGATTTGGATGGGTTACGGTTGGTTTCTTTTCTTCCTGTTGATAATCAATAA